One region of Strigops habroptila isolate Jane chromosome 11, bStrHab1.2.pri, whole genome shotgun sequence genomic DNA includes:
- the SELENOM gene encoding selenoprotein M gives MSVSTCSRCVYVCTRGCPRCACVVCVCCARAACVVLVLRLLDVRVLEPVGAGSPVRAVAVTWRCGMLRALPLLLLVSVLAAGLGPGPPRHRGAELRDLARGKVETCGGURLNRLREVKAFVTQDIPLYHNLEMKHLPGADPELVLLSHRYEELERIPLSDMTREEINQLVQELGFYRKETPDAPVPEEFQFAPARPLPPLPPPQTPTADGHTPAKHNEGEHPDL, from the exons ATGAGCGTTTCCACGTGCTCACGGTGTGTGTACGTGTGTACACGTGGCTGTCCACGCTGCGCATGTGTGGTGTGCGTTTGCTGTGCGCGTGCAGCGTGTGTCGTACTCGTGCTGAGGCTGCTCGACGTGCGCGTGCTCGAGCCCGTCGGGGCGGGATCCCCCGTGCGCGCCGTGGCCGTGACGTGGCGTTGCGGGATGCTGCGGgcgctgccgctgctgctgctggtgtcgGTGCTGGCGGCAGGGCTCGGCCCAGGACCCCCCCGGCACCgcggggctgagctgcgggaccTGGCCCGGGGCAAGGTGGAG ACCTGCGGCGGGTGACGGCTGAACCGCCTGAGGGAG GTGAAGGCGTTCGTCACCCAGGACATTCCCCTCTA CCATAACCTAGAGATGAAGCATCTGCCTGGTGCTGACCCTGAGCTTGTGCTCCTCAGCCACCGATACGAGGAGCTGGAG AGAATCCCCCTAAGCGACATGACCCGGGAGGAGATCAATCAGCTGGTGCAGGAGCTGGGTTTCTACCGCAAGGAGACGCCTGATGCCCCTGTGCCCGAGGAGTTCCAGTTTGCACCTGCCAGGCCTCTGCCCCCACTGCCACCTCCCCAAACTCCCACTGCTGATGGCCACACCCCAGCCAAACACAACGAGGGAGAACACCCAGACCTCTAA